A stretch of the Flavobacterium sp. 5 genome encodes the following:
- a CDS encoding beta-1,3-glucanase family protein, which translates to MKKNRLTRTSLLITLFLVFSNLMHGQGAIPFTISNTSTYNDNELYVAIVGIDYNTGNHVWVDAKTSQVLPMSSSYNTVTGPTIGGNTGPGQNSKYANCFTKLSDIPNKTFTLPQIAGCRVFISRGQQLYFYFFGASGAPSGYTSPNPLNATDPNQGILYEIIELTNNQYGFFGNPSRVDSYKYPMGLELFGANGYQKRVGELKKHADIIAAFKANVPAEFQGCVNNTTGEITAPSKTPAFADGTGGTIVGPQANYLKSYIDAIWNKYKNEDLIFYAGDAGVFKGRVIGEQLEMVGQSGGFVGRTGRVQYRPSTQEALEGKGVLDRRLVDGDLDLVVQAQLTAAINRHVVNVTTTNPGQQNWYDASKFYQVNPTNHYSKFWHLPGISVDNLAYGFAYDDVADQSPSLHTPQPTKVIASFGGYGGTVPSVPASTDVITAYKDCNYTGFSGGLTIGDYNLARLNTLGILNDDISSLKVTQGFQAILYQDDNFTGASTVINSDNSCLNSTWNDKVTSVRIIANGTTTLGNVTYYLQNRNSGLNMDVWGASTANGANVAQGTPNTNANQKFTFTHLGDGMYKIIASHSGLSLDVNGFNKANGANVEQYPYNATTNQQFVLVSTGDGFYKIVARHSGRIVEVSGASTVNGANVQQWDNNNQTCGQWKLIPVTTSQTSVLIQAEDYSSMSGIQVEATTDTGGGSNVGYTETGDWMAYNNINFPTTGSYLIEYRVASAVTGGKLSSDLNAGAIQLGNVDIPNTGGWQNWQTVSQTVNVNAGTYNFGIYIQNTGMNINWIKITKVSTAKTASVKTILEEEPVATELSVYPNPADNTLFVTTVASGDKISIADQTGTIVSEQKISNNSIDVSNLRTGIYFVIFEKDGIKTVKRFIKK; encoded by the coding sequence ATGAAAAAAAACAGACTTACAAGAACCTCTTTATTGATCACACTTTTCTTGGTGTTTTCGAATTTGATGCATGGACAAGGAGCAATTCCTTTTACCATAAGTAATACTTCAACATATAATGACAACGAACTATATGTAGCCATTGTTGGGATTGATTACAATACAGGAAATCATGTTTGGGTAGACGCTAAAACTAGTCAGGTATTACCAATGAGTTCTTCTTATAATACGGTAACCGGGCCAACAATTGGAGGAAATACAGGACCTGGGCAAAACTCAAAATATGCAAATTGCTTTACAAAACTAAGTGATATCCCTAATAAGACATTTACTTTGCCGCAAATTGCAGGATGTAGAGTTTTTATATCAAGAGGACAGCAGTTGTATTTTTATTTCTTTGGTGCAAGTGGTGCTCCTTCAGGTTATACTTCACCAAATCCGTTAAATGCAACAGATCCTAATCAAGGAATATTGTATGAAATAATTGAACTTACTAATAATCAATACGGTTTTTTCGGAAATCCTTCAAGGGTTGATTCCTATAAATACCCAATGGGGCTTGAATTATTTGGTGCAAACGGATATCAAAAACGAGTGGGTGAATTAAAAAAGCATGCTGATATTATTGCTGCTTTCAAAGCCAATGTACCAGCAGAATTTCAAGGTTGTGTTAATAATACAACAGGTGAAATTACTGCGCCATCAAAAACACCTGCTTTCGCAGATGGAACAGGAGGGACTATTGTTGGGCCTCAGGCTAATTATTTAAAATCTTATATTGATGCAATTTGGAATAAATACAAAAATGAAGATTTAATATTTTATGCCGGAGATGCTGGAGTTTTTAAAGGAAGAGTAATTGGAGAACAACTAGAAATGGTTGGACAATCAGGAGGTTTTGTAGGTCGCACAGGTCGTGTACAATATAGACCATCAACTCAAGAAGCACTTGAAGGAAAAGGTGTTTTAGACAGAAGATTGGTTGATGGAGATTTGGATCTTGTAGTTCAGGCGCAATTAACTGCAGCAATAAACAGACATGTTGTAAATGTTACAACTACAAATCCTGGTCAGCAAAATTGGTATGATGCATCAAAATTCTACCAAGTAAATCCAACAAATCATTATTCTAAATTTTGGCATTTGCCAGGAATAAGTGTAGATAATCTGGCTTACGGTTTTGCTTATGATGATGTAGCAGACCAATCGCCATCTCTTCATACGCCTCAACCGACCAAAGTAATTGCAAGTTTTGGAGGATATGGAGGAACCGTTCCTTCTGTGCCTGCTTCTACAGATGTAATTACCGCTTATAAAGATTGTAACTACACGGGTTTTTCAGGAGGATTAACTATTGGTGATTACAATTTAGCGCGTTTAAATACGCTTGGAATTTTAAATGATGATATTTCTTCGCTTAAAGTTACACAAGGTTTTCAGGCTATTTTGTATCAGGATGATAATTTCACAGGAGCTTCAACAGTAATTAATTCTGATAATTCTTGTCTAAATTCAACCTGGAATGATAAAGTAACTTCTGTTCGAATAATTGCAAATGGAACTACAACTTTAGGAAATGTAACGTACTATCTACAAAACAGAAACAGCGGACTAAACATGGATGTCTGGGGTGCCAGCACAGCCAACGGAGCCAATGTTGCTCAGGGAACGCCGAATACAAATGCTAATCAAAAATTTACGTTCACGCATTTAGGCGATGGAATGTATAAAATTATAGCTAGTCATAGTGGATTATCATTAGATGTAAATGGATTTAATAAGGCAAATGGAGCTAATGTAGAGCAATATCCATACAATGCAACTACAAACCAACAATTCGTTTTAGTTTCAACTGGTGACGGGTTTTATAAAATTGTTGCCCGCCATAGCGGAAGAATCGTAGAAGTTTCAGGAGCTAGCACAGTAAACGGTGCAAATGTTCAGCAATGGGATAATAACAATCAAACTTGTGGACAATGGAAATTGATTCCAGTTACGACTTCACAAACATCAGTTTTAATTCAGGCGGAAGATTACTCATCCATGAGCGGAATTCAAGTTGAAGCTACTACCGATACTGGCGGAGGTTCAAATGTTGGTTATACTGAAACAGGAGACTGGATGGCGTATAACAATATTAATTTTCCAACAACTGGTTCTTATTTAATCGAATACAGAGTAGCGAGTGCTGTAACTGGAGGTAAACTATCTTCTGATTTAAATGCAGGAGCAATCCAATTAGGTAATGTAGATATTCCTAATACCGGAGGGTGGCAAAACTGGCAAACAGTATCTCAAACGGTAAATGTAAACGCAGGTACTTACAATTTTGGGATTTATATTCAGAATACTGGAATGAATATCAACTGGATTAAAATTACAAAAGTTAGTACAGCAAAAACGGCTTCAGTTAAAACAATATTAGAAGAAGAACCTGTTGCTACTGAATTGAGCGTTTATCCAAACCCGGCAGATAATACACTTTTTGTAACAACTGTTGCAAGTGGAGATAAAATTAGTATTGCAGATCAAACAGGAACAATAGTTTCTGAACA